A region of Crenobacter cavernae DNA encodes the following proteins:
- the hemW gene encoding radical SAM family heme chaperone HemW → MSIVSLDQLRWGLKELPPLSLYVHVPWCIRKCPYCDFNSHEAKSGFDEMAYVDALLRDLEFDLPKIWGRPVRTIFIGGGTPSLLSAAAIDALLTGIRMRVKLDPDAEITLEANPGTFEAEKFQGFRDAGVNRLSIGIQSFDDRHLKALGRVHDAGQARAAVEIALNTFDRVNLDLMYALPNQTLAEALSDIDTAIGFGVSHVSAYHLTIEPNTLFAVQVPANLPEDDASAEMQEAIERRLAEAGYEHYETSAFAQPGQRSRHNVNYWQFGDYLGIGAGAHGKLSFHDRIERSMRAKQPAAYLKAVAAGEPNQSLHNVDKADLPFEFMMNLLRLTEGFESRLFMERTGLPLVKIEAELKQAEARGLITRDLATIRPTELGQRFLNDLLTLFLKEGD, encoded by the coding sequence ATGAGCATCGTCTCGCTCGACCAGCTGCGATGGGGGCTGAAGGAGCTGCCGCCGCTGTCGCTCTACGTGCACGTGCCCTGGTGCATCCGCAAGTGTCCTTACTGCGACTTCAACTCGCACGAGGCGAAGAGCGGCTTCGACGAGATGGCCTACGTCGACGCGCTGCTGCGTGACCTGGAATTCGACCTGCCGAAGATCTGGGGCCGGCCGGTGCGGACGATCTTCATTGGCGGCGGCACGCCGAGCCTGTTGTCGGCCGCGGCGATCGACGCCTTGCTAACCGGCATCCGCATGCGCGTGAAGCTCGACCCGGACGCCGAGATCACGCTCGAGGCGAATCCAGGTACCTTCGAGGCCGAAAAATTCCAGGGTTTCCGCGACGCCGGCGTCAACCGCCTGTCAATCGGCATCCAGAGCTTCGACGACCGTCACCTGAAGGCGCTCGGCCGCGTCCACGACGCCGGCCAGGCGCGCGCCGCGGTAGAGATCGCGCTGAACACGTTCGACCGCGTGAATCTGGATTTGATGTACGCGCTGCCGAATCAGACCTTGGCCGAGGCCCTGTCGGACATCGACACCGCGATCGGCTTCGGCGTCAGCCACGTGTCCGCCTACCACCTGACCATCGAGCCGAACACGCTGTTCGCGGTGCAGGTGCCGGCCAACCTGCCCGAGGACGACGCGTCGGCCGAGATGCAGGAGGCGATCGAACGAAGGTTGGCCGAGGCCGGCTACGAGCACTACGAGACGTCGGCATTCGCCCAGCCGGGACAACGCAGCCGCCACAACGTCAACTACTGGCAGTTCGGCGACTACCTCGGCATCGGTGCCGGCGCGCACGGCAAGCTGTCCTTCCACGACCGCATCGAGCGCTCGATGCGCGCCAAGCAGCCGGCGGCCTACCTGAAGGCCGTCGCCGCCGGCGAACCGAACCAGAGCCTGCACAACGTCGACAAGGCCGACCTGCCGTTCGAGTTCATGATGAATTTGCTGCGGCTGACCGAAGGCTTCGAGAGCCGCCTGTTCATGGAACGCACCGGCCTGCCATTGGTAAAGATCGAAGCCGAACTGAAACAGGCCGAGGCGCGTGGTCTGATCACGCGTGACCTCGCCACGATCCGGCCGACCGAGCTCGGCCAACGTTTTCTCAACGACCTGCTCACCCTGTTCCTGAAAGAAGGAGACTGA
- a CDS encoding RidA family protein, with the protein MAREIIHTDLAPAAIGAYSQAVKAGNTVYLSGQIPLDPATMTVVEGGFAAETHQVFKNLKAVCEAAGGDLNQIVKLNAYLTDLSNFATFNEVMAQYFSQPYPARAAVGVASLPKGVLVEAEAVLVLGE; encoded by the coding sequence ATGGCCCGCGAAATCATCCACACCGACCTGGCCCCGGCCGCGATCGGCGCCTATTCCCAAGCCGTGAAAGCCGGCAACACCGTCTACCTGTCGGGCCAGATCCCGCTCGATCCGGCGACGATGACCGTGGTCGAAGGCGGTTTCGCCGCCGAGACGCACCAGGTGTTCAAGAACCTGAAGGCGGTGTGCGAGGCGGCCGGTGGCGACCTGAACCAGATCGTCAAGCTCAACGCCTACCTGACCGACCTGTCGAACTTCGCGACCTTCAACGAGGTCATGGCGCAGTACTTCAGCCAGCCGTACCCGGCGCGCGCCGCCGTCGGCGTGGCCTCGCTGCCCAAGGGCGTGCTGGTCGAAGCTGAAGCGGTGCTGGTGCTCGGCGAGTAA
- a CDS encoding glutathione S-transferase family protein — MITLYTFGPEMGLPDPSPFVMKAEILLKMAGLPYRTRTRGFHEAPHGKLPYIDGNGQEVADSSFIRSYLERQYGIDFDAGYSRVERAFAWSVEKMLEEHLYFAIEHMRWTIDENFRHGPARFFRGVLAPLRPLVRRATRRKVVNRLRAHGLGFQSMDEIAERATRDIDALATILGSKPYLLGETPSGADATVFAFVASVLCPVFETSIRTNAERHANLKFYCERMWSRYYPWGDKQAEQAPEPQEARFGRLAVAAVLENARREKPRLKAQ, encoded by the coding sequence ATGATCACCCTGTATACCTTCGGCCCGGAAATGGGCCTGCCCGATCCCAGCCCCTTTGTCATGAAGGCCGAGATTCTGCTCAAGATGGCGGGGCTGCCGTATCGCACCCGCACTCGCGGCTTTCACGAAGCACCCCACGGCAAGTTGCCGTATATCGACGGCAACGGCCAGGAGGTCGCCGATTCCTCGTTTATCCGTTCCTATCTGGAACGTCAGTACGGCATCGATTTTGACGCCGGCTACAGCCGGGTCGAGCGGGCGTTCGCGTGGTCTGTGGAGAAGATGCTGGAAGAGCACCTGTATTTTGCGATCGAACACATGCGCTGGACCATCGACGAGAACTTTCGGCACGGCCCGGCCCGGTTTTTCCGCGGGGTGCTGGCGCCGCTGCGTCCGCTGGTGCGCCGGGCGACGCGCCGCAAGGTGGTCAATCGCTTGCGCGCGCACGGTCTGGGCTTCCAGAGCATGGACGAAATCGCCGAGCGGGCCACGCGCGACATCGATGCCTTGGCGACCATTCTCGGCAGCAAGCCGTATCTGCTCGGAGAAACCCCGAGCGGGGCCGACGCTACCGTGTTCGCGTTTGTCGCCAGCGTGCTGTGTCCGGTGTTTGAAACTTCGATCCGTACCAACGCCGAGCGGCACGCCAACCTGAAGTTCTATTGCGAGCGCATGTGGTCGCGCTATTACCCGTGGGGCGATAAACAGGCCGAACAGGCACCCGAGCCACAAGAAGCCAGGTTCGGCCGCCTGGCCGTGGCCGCCGTACTGGAGAACGCCCGCCGCGAAAAGCCGCGCTTGAAGGCGCAATGA
- a CDS encoding GFA family protein codes for MTRSPAPLAGSCLCGAVAYQVDALATPIQHCHCHTCRKAHAAACAPTAGVRPQHFRWLRGEERLKGFESSPGKRRHFCGDCGSHLLAIREGRPLWVLRVATLDTAPPPVDACHIWMEHAVDWLEADDAQPRHERFAPA; via the coding sequence ATGACCCGCTCCCCCGCCCCGCTCGCCGGTTCCTGCCTGTGCGGCGCCGTCGCCTACCAGGTCGACGCGCTCGCCACGCCCATCCAGCACTGCCACTGCCACACCTGCCGCAAGGCACACGCCGCCGCCTGTGCACCGACCGCCGGCGTACGGCCGCAGCACTTCCGCTGGCTGCGCGGCGAGGAACGGCTGAAAGGCTTCGAATCGTCGCCCGGCAAGCGCCGCCACTTCTGCGGCGACTGCGGCAGCCATCTGCTCGCGATCCGCGAAGGTCGCCCGCTGTGGGTGCTGCGCGTCGCGACGCTCGACACCGCGCCTCCCCCCGTCGATGCCTGCCACATCTGGATGGAGCACGCCGTGGACTGGCTCGAGGCGGACGACGCCCAGCCGCGTCACGAGCGCTTCGCTCCGGCCTGA
- a CDS encoding aquaporin has product MKTMQTRKLAAEALGTALLLAVVVGSGVMGEKLAAGNVAIALLANALATAGGLYVLITLFGPISGAHFNPAVTLAAWLSGEKGTGETAAYVIAQVAGAVAGVWAAHAMFDLPLLQFSQHVRSGGAQWWAEGVATFGLLLTIGLGVRHARERVAALVACYILAAYWFTASTSFANPAVTLARALTDTFAGIRPADVGGFVLSQLAGALAGWATVRWLLAGGQQEQGLAEVRRGG; this is encoded by the coding sequence ATGAAGACGATGCAAACGAGGAAACTGGCCGCCGAGGCGCTCGGCACGGCGCTCTTGCTGGCGGTGGTGGTCGGCTCTGGGGTGATGGGCGAGAAGCTGGCGGCGGGCAACGTCGCGATCGCGCTGTTGGCCAACGCGCTGGCGACCGCCGGCGGGCTCTACGTGCTGATCACGCTGTTCGGCCCGATCTCGGGCGCGCACTTCAACCCGGCGGTGACGCTTGCCGCATGGCTGTCGGGTGAGAAGGGCACAGGCGAGACGGCAGCTTACGTCATCGCGCAGGTCGCCGGTGCGGTGGCCGGCGTGTGGGCGGCGCACGCGATGTTCGATCTGCCGCTCTTGCAGTTCTCACAGCACGTGCGCAGCGGCGGCGCGCAGTGGTGGGCGGAAGGCGTCGCGACCTTCGGCCTGCTGCTGACGATAGGCCTCGGCGTGCGGCACGCGCGGGAGCGCGTGGCGGCGCTGGTGGCCTGCTACATCCTCGCCGCCTACTGGTTCACCGCGTCGACCTCGTTCGCCAACCCGGCGGTGACGCTGGCGCGCGCGCTGACCGACACCTTCGCCGGCATCCGCCCGGCCGACGTCGGCGGCTTCGTGCTCTCCCAACTGGCCGGGGCATTGGCCGGCTGGGCGACGGTGCGCTGGCTTCTGGCCGGCGGGCAACAGGAACAAGGGTTGGCCGAGGTCAGGCGCGGCGGATGA
- a CDS encoding arsenate reductase ArsC, translated as MSEKTYNVLFLCTGNSARSVMSEGLLNIMGRGRFRAYSAGSKPSGRVNPHAIALLDEVGYDTSSLRSKSWDEFEGADAPVMDIVITVCGNAAGETCPIWPGHPSTAHWGYEDPHGDTEEAARASFKKIFGQIEKRIALLVARPDDKLDKLALKAIGETPNE; from the coding sequence ATGAGCGAAAAAACCTACAACGTGCTGTTCCTGTGCACCGGCAACTCGGCGCGCAGCGTGATGAGCGAAGGCCTGCTCAACATCATGGGCCGTGGCCGTTTCCGCGCGTACAGCGCCGGCAGCAAGCCCTCCGGCCGCGTCAACCCGCATGCGATCGCACTGCTCGACGAAGTCGGCTACGACACGTCCAGTCTGCGCTCCAAATCGTGGGACGAATTCGAGGGCGCAGACGCGCCGGTGATGGACATCGTCATCACCGTGTGCGGCAACGCCGCCGGTGAAACCTGCCCGATCTGGCCGGGCCACCCGAGCACCGCGCACTGGGGCTACGAAGACCCGCACGGCGACACCGAAGAAGCGGCGCGCGCGTCGTTCAAAAAGATCTTCGGCCAGATCGAGAAGCGCATCGCGCTCCTCGTCGCGCGGCCGGACGACAAGCTCGACAAGCTGGCGCTCAAGGCGATCGGCGAGACGCCCAACGAGTAA
- a CDS encoding ArsI/CadI family heavy metal resistance metalloenzyme, producing the protein MKRFHVHVSVENVAQSLAFYSALFGCQPAVVKDDYAKWMLDDPRVNFAISARGAAVGVDHLGIQVDSDEELAALERQLAAADVAMLTQTGTACCYAESDKHWVSDPAGIAWEAYHTLSSVPTFNGAEAVAKASACCAPLKPEPVKLETKPRIRLGECAPGSGCC; encoded by the coding sequence ATGAAACGCTTCCATGTCCACGTATCGGTAGAAAACGTCGCCCAGAGCCTCGCGTTCTACTCGGCGCTGTTCGGCTGCCAGCCGGCGGTGGTCAAGGACGACTACGCCAAGTGGATGCTCGACGACCCGCGCGTCAACTTCGCGATCTCGGCGCGCGGCGCGGCGGTCGGCGTCGACCACCTCGGCATCCAGGTCGACAGCGACGAGGAACTGGCCGCGCTCGAGCGACAGCTTGCGGCCGCCGACGTGGCCATGCTGACGCAGACCGGTACCGCCTGCTGCTACGCCGAATCCGACAAGCACTGGGTGAGCGACCCGGCCGGCATCGCCTGGGAGGCCTATCACACGCTGTCCAGCGTCCCGACCTTCAACGGCGCTGAAGCCGTCGCCAAAGCCAGCGCCTGCTGCGCGCCGCTTAAACCCGAGCCGGTGAAACTCGAGACGAAGCCGCGCATCAGGCTCGGCGAATGCGCGCCCGGCAGCGGCTGCTGCTAA
- a CDS encoding ArsR/SmtB family transcription factor: MNQTDAVKRLAALAQETRLAVFRALVQAGDAGMTPGTLSETLALAPATLSFHLKELANAGLVASRQEGRYIHYRADYAAMNALVGYLTENCCAGTACGAPATPCC, translated from the coding sequence ATGAATCAGACAGACGCCGTCAAACGCCTCGCCGCGCTGGCGCAGGAAACCCGCCTCGCGGTGTTCCGCGCGCTGGTGCAGGCGGGCGACGCCGGAATGACGCCCGGCACGCTCTCCGAAACGCTGGCCCTCGCACCGGCCACGCTATCCTTCCATCTGAAGGAACTGGCCAACGCCGGGCTGGTCGCCAGCCGCCAAGAGGGTCGCTACATCCACTACCGAGCCGACTACGCGGCGATGAACGCGCTCGTCGGCTACCTGACCGAGAACTGCTGCGCCGGCACCGCCTGCGGTGCGCCGGCCACGCCGTGCTGCTGA
- a CDS encoding PhzF family phenazine biosynthesis protein, which translates to MADYAFQLVNVFTRDFDGGNPLAVFTDATGLTDAQMQAVARQMNLSETVFLFPSDKADASLRIFTPATELPFAGHPTLGSAYVVAQLKGQGDAVRLETHAGVIPVAIDGHRFTLTANAPTQRPAGFNRAEAAATFKLAEHDIAADPVWVNTGVEQLLIRLSSREAVLTAQPDLPLFFTYCGEDPAHQLAYLWHEEFGEATVRLFFADNGGLREDPGTGSAAANLGGWCVLGGVELPLSWRLLQGETIHRLNLLHLDVSAEGAIRVGGDVVFVGQGSLVLPD; encoded by the coding sequence ATGGCCGACTACGCCTTCCAGCTCGTCAACGTATTCACCCGCGACTTCGACGGAGGCAACCCGCTCGCTGTATTCACCGACGCCACCGGTCTCACCGACGCACAAATGCAGGCGGTCGCGCGGCAGATGAACCTGTCCGAAACCGTGTTCCTGTTCCCGTCCGACAAGGCCGACGCGAGCTTGCGCATCTTCACGCCGGCCACCGAACTGCCGTTCGCCGGCCACCCGACGCTCGGTTCGGCCTACGTCGTCGCGCAACTCAAGGGGCAGGGCGACGCCGTAAGGCTCGAAACCCACGCCGGCGTGATCCCGGTCGCCATCGACGGCCACCGCTTCACGCTGACCGCCAACGCGCCGACGCAGCGCCCGGCGGGTTTCAACCGCGCCGAGGCCGCCGCGACCTTCAAGTTGGCCGAGCACGACATCGCCGCCGACCCGGTCTGGGTCAACACCGGCGTCGAGCAGCTGCTGATCCGTCTTTCCAGCCGCGAGGCGGTGCTGACCGCTCAGCCCGACCTGCCGCTGTTCTTCACCTATTGCGGCGAAGACCCGGCGCACCAGCTCGCCTACCTGTGGCACGAGGAATTCGGCGAGGCGACGGTGCGGCTGTTCTTCGCCGACAACGGCGGCTTGCGCGAAGACCCGGGCACCGGTTCGGCGGCGGCCAACCTCGGCGGCTGGTGCGTGCTGGGCGGCGTCGAACTGCCGCTGTCGTGGCGCTTGCTGCAGGGCGAAACGATCCACCGGTTGAACCTGCTGCACCTCGACGTCTCGGCCGAAGGCGCGATCCGCGTCGGCGGCGATGTGGTATTCGTGGGACAGGGCTCGCTGGTGTTGCCGGACTGA
- a CDS encoding DUF2147 domain-containing protein, which yields MKALLKLAPAAVALAFAGNALADSAAGTWKTIDDETRQAKALVQITENPGGVLTGRIVKLFANPDAVCDKCDGDRKGKPVEGMTILWGLKKAGNDAWEDGKILDPKKGSVYSAKMKLAEGGKKLEVRGFMGVSLLGRTQTWERQ from the coding sequence ATGAAAGCATTGCTGAAACTGGCGCCGGCCGCTGTGGCGCTGGCCTTCGCCGGGAATGCGCTGGCCGATTCGGCGGCGGGTACCTGGAAGACCATCGACGACGAGACCCGCCAGGCGAAGGCGCTGGTACAGATTACCGAGAACCCGGGCGGCGTGCTGACCGGCCGCATCGTCAAGCTGTTCGCCAACCCGGACGCGGTGTGCGACAAGTGCGACGGCGACAGGAAGGGCAAGCCGGTCGAGGGCATGACCATCCTGTGGGGGCTGAAAAAGGCCGGCAACGACGCTTGGGAAGACGGCAAGATCCTCGACCCGAAAAAGGGCTCGGTCTACAGCGCCAAGATGAAGCTCGCCGAAGGCGGCAAGAAGCTCGAGGTGCGCGGCTTCATGGGCGTGTCGCTCTTGGGCCGCACCCAGACCTGGGAACGCCAGTAG
- the recG gene encoding ATP-dependent DNA helicase RecG, whose product MDVSADIANQPVAAAPATAKRLEKLGIRRRFDLVLHLPLRYEDETHLYTIADAPYGQPVLVEGEVIASEVQFKPRRQLIVQIEDRTGTLILRFIHFYPSQQKQLARGRRVRALGEVKRGFHGDEIIHPKIREVVAGEPLADHLTPIYPTVNGLTQPVLRRMIAAEVKVQNLADTLPADLKQRLDLSDFGHAVRLLHSPTPEYSARDLTDPTLPAWQRLKFDELLAQQLSMRLAYRARRKGRAVPLVGTGELRKSLAELLPFALTGAQAKVLEEIDADLAKTHPMHRLLQGDVGSGKTIVAAMAALSAIEAGYQVALMAPTEILAEQHYLKLSGWLEPLGVKVVWLSGSLRKKQKAETIGEITDGSARLAVGTHALFQDDVAFARLGLAIVDEQHRFGVGQRLALKDKGGEAHQLMMSATPIPRTLAMSFYADLDVSVIDELPPGRTPIVTKLINAGRRDEVIAFVRRTVAEGRQVYWVCPLIEESEALELQTAVDTHAVLSEELAPIEVGLVHGRMKSAEKADVMGRFSDNWLQVLVATTVIEVGVDVPNASLMVIEHAERMGLAQLHQLRGRVGRGAAKSSCVLLFETPLSEIAKARLKVIYENTDGFEIARQDLLIRGPGEFLGARQSGLPMLRFANLEEDIALLEEAKAFAPEMLRQHPALAEAHLRRWLAGREHFLNA is encoded by the coding sequence ATGGATGTGTCCGCCGATATCGCCAACCAGCCGGTCGCCGCCGCACCGGCCACCGCCAAACGCCTCGAGAAGCTCGGCATCCGCCGCCGCTTCGACCTGGTGCTGCACCTGCCGCTGCGCTACGAAGACGAAACCCACCTCTACACGATCGCCGACGCGCCCTACGGCCAGCCGGTGCTGGTCGAGGGCGAGGTGATAGCCAGTGAGGTGCAGTTCAAACCGCGTCGCCAGTTGATCGTCCAGATCGAGGACAGGACCGGCACGCTGATCCTGCGTTTCATCCACTTCTATCCCAGCCAGCAAAAGCAGCTCGCGCGTGGCCGGCGCGTGCGCGCGCTCGGCGAAGTGAAGCGGGGCTTTCACGGCGACGAGATCATCCATCCGAAGATCCGCGAGGTGGTCGCGGGCGAGCCGCTGGCCGACCACCTGACGCCGATCTACCCGACGGTGAACGGCCTGACGCAGCCGGTGCTGCGCCGCATGATCGCCGCCGAGGTCAAGGTGCAGAACCTGGCCGACACGCTGCCGGCCGACCTCAAACAAAGACTCGACCTGTCCGACTTCGGTCACGCGGTGCGGCTCTTGCATTCGCCGACGCCCGAATACTCGGCGCGCGATCTGACCGACCCGACGCTGCCGGCGTGGCAGCGATTGAAATTCGACGAACTGTTGGCGCAGCAGCTGTCGATGCGGCTCGCCTACCGCGCGCGCCGCAAGGGCAGGGCGGTGCCGCTCGTCGGAACTGGCGAGCTGCGCAAAAGCTTGGCCGAGCTTTTGCCGTTCGCGCTGACCGGCGCGCAAGCCAAGGTGCTTGAGGAAATCGACGCGGACCTGGCCAAGACGCACCCGATGCACCGGCTGTTGCAGGGCGACGTCGGCAGCGGCAAGACCATCGTCGCGGCGATGGCGGCGTTGTCGGCGATCGAGGCCGGCTACCAGGTCGCGCTGATGGCGCCGACCGAGATCCTCGCCGAGCAGCATTACCTCAAATTGAGCGGCTGGCTCGAACCGCTCGGCGTGAAGGTGGTGTGGCTGTCCGGCAGCCTGAGAAAGAAGCAGAAGGCCGAGACGATCGGCGAGATCACCGACGGCTCGGCTCGGCTGGCGGTCGGCACGCACGCCTTGTTCCAGGACGACGTCGCGTTCGCCCGGCTGGGCCTGGCCATCGTCGACGAGCAGCACCGCTTCGGCGTCGGCCAGCGCTTGGCGCTGAAGGACAAGGGCGGCGAAGCGCACCAGCTGATGATGTCGGCGACGCCGATCCCGCGCACGCTGGCGATGAGCTTCTATGCCGACCTCGACGTGTCGGTGATCGACGAATTGCCGCCGGGGCGCACGCCGATCGTCACCAAGCTGATCAACGCCGGCCGCCGCGACGAGGTGATCGCCTTCGTGCGCCGCACCGTCGCCGAAGGACGGCAGGTGTACTGGGTGTGCCCGCTGATCGAGGAATCGGAGGCGCTCGAATTGCAGACGGCGGTCGACACGCACGCGGTGCTGTCCGAGGAGCTGGCGCCTATAGAAGTGGGGCTGGTGCACGGCCGGATGAAGTCGGCCGAGAAGGCCGACGTGATGGGGCGGTTTTCCGACAACTGGCTGCAGGTCCTGGTCGCGACGACGGTGATTGAGGTCGGCGTCGACGTGCCGAACGCCAGCCTGATGGTGATCGAACACGCCGAACGGATGGGCCTCGCGCAGCTGCACCAGCTGCGCGGCCGCGTCGGCCGCGGTGCGGCCAAGAGCAGCTGCGTGCTCTTGTTCGAGACGCCGCTGTCGGAGATCGCCAAGGCGAGGCTGAAGGTCATCTACGAAAACACCGACGGCTTCGAGATCGCGCGCCAGGACTTGCTGATCCGCGGGCCCGGCGAATTCCTCGGCGCGCGCCAGAGCGGCCTGCCGATGCTGCGCTTCGCCAACCTCGAGGAAGACATCGCGCTGCTCGAGGAGGCGAAGGCGTTCGCGCCGGAGATGCTGAGGCAGCACCCGGCGTTGGCCGAGGCCCACCTGAGGCGCTGGCTCGCCGGTCGCGAGCATTTCCTGAACGCCTGA